The following nucleotide sequence is from Coffea eugenioides isolate CCC68of chromosome 3, Ceug_1.0, whole genome shotgun sequence.
TTTTTGAGTAACAATTTCCTTTTATTAAACTCAAAATCTCTACTAATTCCAAGATTTATTTGACACAGATGGCAGATTTTGGCAGTGCAGAAAATGTTCCACTCAGCACATTTCTTCCTGCTCAGAACATCTTCCAATTGCATACAAAATTTTACCATGGTCAATTCACCTCGTTAGCTGCTCACTGATTGAagataaaacaagaaaagaataaTACATGAGAGTTAACAAAGTTCAACTCGTTCAACATTACATGATTTTACAGCTCCTCCTTCAGTTTGAAGATACAAAAAAGCAATTTAGTGGCAACCAGAAAGAACTACTGAACAATAATACTAGACTCGGATGTTGTTCCAGTTTCTTGttaaatgaagaagaagaagaagaaaaagaaaccttattacattttcttctcttcttctttattAGGTACAACCTTATTACATTTTCACCACAACCATGTTTACAACTCACTTCTCTGTATTTCATCTCTTGAGATGTACCAGTATATTATCACCTTATTTAACCCAACTGTTGCTGCCAAAATTTACCATCATTTACGGCCAAGCGCCAGCCAAGATATGCTCTGAAGATACTCGGATTTGCAAGCAATAAAGCTGCTGCTTTCCTCAGGTTTGCTTGAACTGAAATGCTCCTTAAATCCTGCGAGCAGAACGTCGAAAAACAAAAGAggtaaaaactaaaaataaaaagcatGCATTATAGTCAAATATCTGGAATCACCACACATGTTCTAAGTATTCAGAGGGTAACTCCTTTGCCAGCAAGCACTTGATTTAATATGCTTGACACCAAGAAATCTCCAGTTTAATGCACATGCAACTCTTTTGACCTCTTCACTCTTCAGCTCTTTTGCTTATCAGTGCTACTCAGCAAAGCATGAATAGGGGCAAGTCGACTAGTACATGTTTCTTACAGCTTTGAAGGCTCAAAACCATAAAAGGGGAAAGGTAACGACAAGGCGGATGAAATGtcctcaaaattcattttacgAATTCAACATAATTGCACAATACATGCTGTGTTACTAATTACGGTAAATTTCCAGAAGCAGATATACAAAGCTAGGAGCAGCCCACAAtttctcctttcattttttgctttttgaGCAGGGCTGTTTGGGATGGAAAAAAGAATTAGCAGTAAAACCATACCAAGGAAGCTTAAACGTGTCCTTCCACCATCCATTTTTTGAGCAGTTGGCAACAATTCTATCCATGCACGCAATGACCTCTGAGAAAGTTGGTCTCATCACAGATTCTGGACTCCAACATTTTTCAAtcaaccttaaaaaaaaaaaaaaaagaatatgtgGATCTTCGTAAGCAGCTTAACAGATTCCCTACATCCATTCCTCAATCATAAGTGATAATGCAATTCAGGTTGCAAAAAGATATAGAAGAAAATCAAAGTTGTAGCTAACACCTCATTCTTCTATTATACCACAAAGGCACAGACTGctaaacttttttgttttttaatcaTCTCATAGATCATGAAGAGATCATTACAGCGGTAAACAGTACCTATAATACCAGCTTATTGACAATTACCACATATTCTATAATGCCAATTCAAGATGTTCATTATACAAATACATAATTAAGACTCACTCTCTTAGCTCTGAAGGATAATTTCTTTTTGTCTTGAAAGTTGGTCTCTTTCCTTCTAAACACATCATTTTAGCCACCTCTTCAGCAGGCTTAGGATGAAAAGGTGGCACTCCCTCCAACATCTGTCATGAATTCAGAAACAGAAACAAACCAATTACAAATTATTAATCATTTCTAAAGGAAATGTCAATCTAAAAGTCAGACTTTCAATAAATGTCAAAGTTAAATGGCAGAAACTTATAGGAAGAAGAGAAGGGATGAAACAGAACGCAATGAAGACTTGACactccaaaatcatatttgcGCTTGGGACAATCCATCAAAAGATGCACAGAATCAGAACACACATGAAAAATATCTATAACACTGTAAACTTTTCAGGTGtcagaatttaaaaaaaaaaaaaagcaaaaaaaaaaaactcttcttTTGTCAAGATCTGTTATGCAATACTATCTGCAATATTGTGAAAATGGTTGCTGCAGATATGAGATAAGCAATGGAGGTCGGCGCTAGCATGTAGTTAAATACCATATAATCTCAAATGGGTAAAATATGAAGGAATCTTTAAGGCACagcaaccccccccccccccctcccaaaaaaaaaagaaagaaaaaaactttTTAAGAATAAAAGAAGGAATCAGAACTTGAGATAGAAGAGGTCATCCATGAAGACATGAAAAGCTCATGCACCATTACAATGAAGTAAAAAGGTTCTTGAGTGACTTCAGAGTGCATATGACTCAGGGGCAAATACATGGTACCAACACCAAGCCTGCCATCCCATGAAGAGTCATTTGAGGGAAGATGCTTCCAAAGAACCAACTGTTTCGTGTGACAAGTGGTTCACAGAATGCTATCAGATATTATGTTAGCAGAAATAGTGGTTGCTGTGGGATGGTAAATGTGATGAAGACGTTCATCTTTTAGCCTGTGGATGGTTGTCCATACTTTCCACAAGGAGAGACCATTAAAAAACATACTTAGAAGCTAATCATTTGGCAATATCAGTGTAACACATGTAACCTATTTGAAACTGCAAGTATAATTAGTAATTTAAGAACTATTTCTCAAATCAATTGTTCTTCTCCCTGAAATAGATATGACTTTCTACGTTTAAAGATGTAGATTTACTCACAGACTATAAGTTCAGAGCAAGTTTCTAAATTGTGTCCCAATGGTGTCTCATCAATTGTATTTATGTTAATCTTCatcgaaaaggaaaaggaagcaTGGAAAGCTGTATTTAAGGTTCACAAAGCAAGGCCAAAACTGTCCAATTTTCAAATTAAAGCTTTAATGGAGTATGGGAATTTTAACAAGAAACAAGTAAACACCAAGTGAATGCATAAAGCAAAACAATAAATTTCAACAAGATATCTTACAAAGTTAAGAAGCATTCAGACCTCAAACTTTTAGAtgaagatttttttaaaaaaattaaataaacaaaaaagaagagagagagagagagagagaataccTCATAAAGCATCACACCATAGGAGTAAACATCCACCGTTCTATCAAATATTTCATCCCTGTAAATCTCCGGCGCAGTATACAAACCTGCAATTAGAAAGGATAATTGTGAAACTTAATTGAGAAAAAGGGCCTTTTCCTCTAAGGCACATTTGGATATTAATTTCTCTCCGTGCAATCATGTTCCAGGCTAAACAACTTCCCTATATAATATGCTTATCTTGAAATAAATTTCCATTTGGACTCGTGCTTTACAGAGGGCATTGATAAAACTAGTAGACTTTCTGAGAATTTACTTGCACGGTCAATGATCTCAGGCTGCAGCAATTTTGCCTTGTCAGGTGAAATATTTGACAATCTGATCAATCCAAAACCTGCAACCTTCAACAGACCTCCACAGTCCAGCAAAATATTTCTGGCACCTTACCAAAAGTTTCAAATATTAATACCAGTGTGCTTCTCAAAGAATTCAATCAGATAATAGGATCTCACCCTAAAATTAACTAAAGCATTTAGTTGCCTTACTTTGGCTTTAAATCGCAATGAATTATCGGGTCTGGTTTACATTCATGAAGATAATTCATGCCCCTGCTAAGAAAACCAGAGCAAGATGTTACAGTACAAACTGGATATGGATCCAAATGTAAAGGCAACTATAACAGGACAGTAAATGAAATACGAGGGAACTATTATTCCTTTAAAGTTCAAAAGCAATTGTACATGATGCAAAGTTGCACTTGCCTGGCAATGTCAAGAGCAAGTCTCAAAGCTTTAGATGGACTTAATCGCCCTTTTTTTTGAAGATAGCAACCTAAATCACCCTGTCAAAAGAATGGCTTATGATCAATGTCAATCTCATATCCATAGAAAGGAAATGTAACTGGCAACACAATTCACTCTAGTTTAAAATTGTAATTTGGGAATGACAGCGTTGACATTTCAAATCTACTCCATATTCCAGAGCAGAGGAAAACAATTTTGTACACTGGTACAACCAAAATAAGTTGATGGAGATATGGTCTAATGGCTCAACCAAAtttctgaaaagaaaaatgcattaGACACATGTACTTACTTTGTGATACTCTAGAAGTATCATCATGGGTATTtcttgtgtgacagccccaacAAACTGAACAACATTGGGATGCCGAACCTTTTCTAACAACGTCAACTCATGTCTGAAAGCATTTCTGCAACATGAACATTTAAAGTTCAAAACTAGAGCCATAGCCTCCAAGCAACTTAGAACATAAGCAAACAATTACAAACTGCAACTCCGAAATGGACTGAATAACCAAACAGCAGCACAGTAATATATCATGTCCCAGAGCAAAGGTGAAAAATACTaataatcaaataaaatttGGAAAGGATAGATTAGTTCTTAGAACAGGAGCTGACTTCAAGGGAAAAAACACGTAAAGAAAAGTGATTACTTAGCAACACTTCCAACCAAAGCCAAGGAAGACTATGAACTCGCCAGTTATACAGAATTTGCCAAAGACTGAATTTCTAGCTCTTGAAAGAGCCAGTAATTAGCAAAGACCAACAACCAAAGATTTTTCCAATGGCATGTATAGGTTTGGGAAGAGTGATTGTATAGTTGGGATAAGTACATTAACAATTATAATTATGATGCAATTAGAGAGGCAAAGAATTTAGCCTAGCAGGTTATTTGCCATTATAAGTAGTGCAAGCACAACAAATCACGTCTTCTACGTCCAAAATAGGATAGGATATTAATTTGAAATACAACAATATCGGCTTTGGAGCAGAGAGGGCCAACAAAGAACTACAATGGGATCTGATACCATCATCAAGGGAAAAACTGGTTGCACCTGACCTGATAACTCAGACCTAACAGTTTTATCATCTCTAAAAGAGAATGAGTACCATGTTTATTTATTAAAGTCAACTGTTATCAAAAAAATACATTCCTACCAATTGTTTTGTCAGGCATTGAACAGAAAAAACTAATATTTCAAAGATGGGTAGAATTTGAGGACATACATTATTTCAGGGTCTGAATGGCTATCCTTGTCAAGTATCTTAACTGAAACTTTTGTGCCATTCCATTTTGCTACTTGATATGATCCCTGTCCAAAGTTGTAAGTCACAATCAATTCACTGCAGCAAAAAGGGGCCAAAAAATTGTTTTGGCAACAAACTATAACGTGACCTAGTTTCTAACAcaagcaaaattttgaaaagaatagCTTGCGAGTAGAATAATCCAACAACATCtgttaaacaaaaaattaacaCCAAAACTACCCTACACAGAATGGAAGTACATGCAAGTATGGATATTGCTACGCCATACCAATCTATAGATGAGAATTTGAAGTTTAACTTTTCCAAAAAGGACGTTTTAGCATATAAGGGGGAAAAATTACCTTGACACGTACATAGCTGAAATAAGGATTAAGAAATCAACAATCAGATTAAGAAAGAAACTGCAGAAGGCACTGACGAACTCAGTAACatgtgtgtttggatagtaaattatttgagataattttgtgaaaaaatactgtagcacttttttgatgcgatgtatgtgagataaaaaagtgattgaaaaatgtgttgatgatgcaagCAAGTCAGTTTGTgtaaataaggtgaaaataatGTGTAATCCAAACAATTGTTTTTCTTTAAGCTTTGGAGAGAAGTTTGTTTTACAACCAAAGAAACTGGAATTTTGTCTTCTCTAAAACATCAAAAGTAATCCAGGCTAGATTTAATTGATAATAGCTGCCCTTTGACTGAAGAACTAGAGTATTGAGATCCTTCATTAGTTCAATAAACCAGATTAAGTAAATGTTTTAGCCAAGCCTTTTAAGTAATTTGTCTTATTTGTTCTGTCAAGTTCATACATCTCACTTCCAGGCTTcccaaaaataaatcaaattccAAAATAGCTTTTAGAAATCATCTTGTTCTGGAACAATGGTTGTAAAAGGTAGCCTCTGTAGCATATTAGTGCGGTACAGtcatcaccaaaaaaaaaaaaggagttgaTGCGAATGGGACATTCGTATCAGGAGTGCAATACAGTGCTTACTCTCAAGAAGGCTTGAAAATATGGAGTTCTCACTCCTGAGCGATCCAAAACAATTCATACAGGATTACACTATCGTCCAGAGATCAGCAGAGCCTGTTCTACACCTAAGCATTTTGGTAATAAGATTCATCAAAACCATGACGACCATTTGAATTTCAACTAGTTACATTCAAGCTTCATAGCTTCAATTACCTCTTTCCGCAGATTCAACACTCACAGAACACTAAGAGATACTACGTAACTAGTGACCAACTCTTTTCCTTAAAGCTTTCACAAATGCATGCCTAATCCTCTCATTTGACTTTTCAACATATTTCTTAAAACCTCCATTAGTCATAAATTCAGAATTTTCAACCCAAAGAACCGTAAGAAACTGACTTTCTTTTGCTATCTCATATCAATTTTCAAGAACTTATGCAAGATGATATCAACCTCACCTACTTGAATAGCAAAAGCACTTCCAATAACCTTCTCCGAAGCTAATTCACTATGAGATTTAGTTTTTCTCCATGAAAGCCTCAGATAGATGCAGACACGACAGTGAGCATTTCTGGCTGTCTGACAGACCTCGTGATGCAAAACAAAGTAGTTGCTAAAAACCCACTACAAGGTAAAACAATTAATGCATACTTGAAATTTCTCACATTGAGCATTATGCCTCACAGGCAAAGAATGATTAGCAAatagaaaaatgaaatgaaacttGCCTTAGAGATACCATCACTTCTCCGGATTTGAATATCCATGGGATTGAGCTCATACTCTGGAACTTCCCGAGGATTAGAAACAGTCATTGGTGTCTTTCTGGTTTTCTAGGAATATGGTTCACTTATATCAGTAATCAATCAGAAAGGAAATTCTACGTAAAAAGATCTAATTTGCACTTACCGGAGCTTTGGCTCCACGGGCCTTCAAAACATTGTAAACTTCAATGTTCCCATAGTATTTGGCATCTGCAGCAGCCTGTCACCATGCAGAACTCTTACAAAATGACAAGCTGAATAATagcaacaaaataattattcaTTCATCTATTCATTTGCTCCACAGAAAGGCCACTGCTTTTGCTTGTTATGCATCATATGCTTCTTCCTACCAACATTCATTTTCCTGTTTTACCAAGTTAACGGCATCAACTAGGACAATCTTAGCAGGGAAAATGTTTGCACAATCTGCACCTGTTGAACAAGCACAACATGCACCATTTACTTTTAAAAGTTACACTCTCAACCATTTATTAAACATGCCAACTCAAACCAACGACAAAATAGCTTCCATTTCTCAAATATTAGAAAAATCTTGGAATTCTTTGCCTAATTCACACAAACACTCACATTTGCTTGTACCAAAATCGTCACTTTACATTATTAACAACAACAATCAGGAAAATCAACAAATCAAAACATCAAGATTTATTCAAGAACAAAAATTCCCgcacaataaaaaaaaagaaaacaatgcaCCAtcctaaaacaaaacaaaaggaagcatAGCACCAAACTGTGGTAAATTATCTACCGTGCTGCCCCATCGATCACGGGCATCAATATTAGCCTTTCGACTCAACAAAAGCTTGACAACATCCACATGTCCTTCGCAAGCAGCAATATGCAGAGCAGTCCTGCCATCCAAATCAATACTGTTAACATCAACCCCTTGATCCAACAAATCCTGCAGGCCCTCGACATCTCCTTTACAAGCCAAGAACAAAAGCTGCATTGTGGAGTCCAAATTCTCCGGCACAGACAAGCCGTCCTCGCTCGTCGGACTTCTCCTGATCGGATCAAGCGAAGATTGGCGTCCGAAACTGAAGCGCAAATTATTCCGCCTGGGATCCATCGAATTCTGCCGCCCAAAACTGAATTTCCCGCTTCTTCTCAACGATCCAGTTGAGAATTGCCTCGATATTCCCCGCTTCAGCTGCGCTGCTAAATCCATTTCTGTAACTGATTGATCCTAAATTGAACTATTTACTCATTTAGTTTATTTGGTTTTTGAGAAAGGCATAATGTCGTGGTTGGCTCGATGGATCGAGAGCTCCCCGGCTCCCGATTGCGAGCTGGGGGAATagggaaagaggaagaaaagggagaaatggagaagaaaatgaaagccAGAGAAGAAAATGGAGAGGCTGAGGAGGCTGATCGAAGAGGAATGAAGGAGGAGAAAAAGAGGAAAGGGGTGATAAAGGATAGATTTGGTGGGGTGAATTGGTATATCCCCTGGATTGACTTAGCGAAAAAGACGTTACTTTTACTGCCTTTTGGCTTTGCGGGGGAAGATCATTTTTGTAAGATTGTGtaccattcttttttttttttttgaaaaaaaaaattatatgaaagTAGTGCGCCTTCTTGCTATTTAGGGAAAATTGCATCGGACATCCTCAAATTTTGTGGTTTGACATTTTTTGTCCATCACTTGTGAAATGCGCCAATTTGGTTCCAAACTCTCGCATCAGACCTTGTTGGATGAAACGAGGGCAGGCAACAGGGATGGGAAGCCGTCTCATTGCCTAAAAGCTTTCTAGTCCCTCGTCACCTTCACCTCCACCTTGTTCCTCACTTTGTCTCGTTATACCATGAGTGTTCCCGTCCTACACTAAcactatttttatttttatatttaactaTATATAAATTGATTAATCATTCTTTTTGAatatttaacaaaaaattgCCTTTGAGATAAAGTTTAGAAATTATTTTGATCTTATGAATCTATTTCCCTGTATTTGATGTTACATAAAATCTAGAGGGAGAATTGCAATTTTGATTTCCAATGTTTGGTCTGTGTATTAAATTGGTTCCTAATATTTCGACTAAAATAAATCTAGTCCCTAAAGTTTCTAATTTTAGGATGATTTACTATAACTAACAAAAAGAGAACAATGACTAATAGTCTACACCAAGATAGCAATTAATCAACAATTTTGACTTTGCATTTTTCAGTCCCAATTAATCAGCAAATTTGACTTTGCATTTTTTAGTCCGaatgttttgattttgaatcacaTTGTGGATTCTTATTTAAGTCTGCTGTAGTATGCCAATCCTTTTTAGCTGCAATTAATCTGCATAAAAAACACCAATGCCAAATTTTAGTACTAGCATATTATtaatacaataaaaaatatatctttttttttgttaagaaaTTCAAGCTTATTTATACATTGAAAGTAAATCAAGAATTAAGGAATGAGAATTAAGCTTGCATTAAATAGCTTAAGTATAGAAACAAATCAATTTAATTGCAACTATGAAGCTTAGAGCAGGAAACAAGAAGATTTCAATCAGGGCATAGTTTGCTTGAAACTAAAATGTCTGAATAACAGTTTATATAGCAATATACTTGTTATTAACACAGGCACAATTTCAGCTAGACAAGGATAAAAAGATGTACTTGATTAAAAATCAAGATAAGAAATACAAAGTAAAAATGGGAGATTTGGAGAAATTTGTGAAGATTTCTTTAGAACAGATATTGAGGAGAAGTTTTCTCCATTTCGGGATGCCATAATTTTTTtctagggataattgcagaaacctcccctgaggtttctgacatttgcactgacctcctctgtgatttgaaaaattatactaACCTCCCCTGAgcttactaatcctttgcaaattcagtacaaacgattaaaatattgttttagagaGTGAATTTAGAAGTTTTTACCaaatttatcctttgtactacatgtccaatgaatgacaaagtactacaaatcaataaacaattaataaactttaaggagtatAATTTATAGATAAATatgcattacctatttaaagtaccggctctttacgggtattttactttcaaacaattaatttatgataaatatatcaatatttgtaagtaaaattcaaaaagtgttacagtaatattcttgtaAACAGGAAATCagtaggttatttatttaatataaattaaatatcttttaaaaaaaatggcccataaagtattaattttttatggctttcatccattacatgagtaaagtatttgctttttatgtgtattttattatgaatcatttaatttatgttaaatacataaatatttgtaattaaaattgaaaaagtgttatattaatatttttacgaaagagCGATTGGTAGGCTTTGTATTTAACAagaattaaatatttgaaagtaaatacaaatctgtatttgagcataaatatttgtattaaattgaatgtttgaaagtaaaatactcgtaaagaaccggtactttaaatagttaCCGGTTCTTTAAGGGCAAACAcgcattactcatttaaagtaccagctttttacgggtattttactttcaaacatttaatttatgataaatatatcaatgtttgtaagtaaaattcaaaaagtgttacagtaatattcttgcaaaaaggaaatcggtaggttatttatttaatataaattaaatatttaaaaaaaatgacacataaaatattaattctttatggctatcatccattacatgagtaaagtattggctctttatggacattttattctgaatcatttaatttatgttaaata
It contains:
- the LOC113764518 gene encoding integrin-linked protein kinase 1-like — protein: MDLAAQLKRGISRQFSTGSLRRSGKFSFGRQNSMDPRRNNLRFSFGRQSSLDPIRRSPTSEDGLSVPENLDSTMQLLFLACKGDVEGLQDLLDQGVDVNSIDLDGRTALHIAACEGHVDVVKLLLSRKANIDARDRWGSTAAADAKYYGNIEVYNVLKARGAKAPKTRKTPMTVSNPREVPEYELNPMDIQIRRSDGISKGSYQVAKWNGTKVSVKILDKDSHSDPEIINAFRHELTLLEKVRHPNVVQFVGAVTQEIPMMILLEYHKGDLGCYLQKKGRLSPSKALRLALDIARGMNYLHECKPDPIIHCDLKPKNILLDCGGLLKVAGFGLIRLSNISPDKAKLLQPEIIDRASLYTAPEIYRDEIFDRTVDVYSYGVMLYEMLEGVPPFHPKPAEEVAKMMCLEGKRPTFKTKRNYPSELRELIEKCWSPESVMRPTFSEVIACMDRIVANCSKNGWWKDTFKLPWI